In Drosophila willistoni isolate 14030-0811.24 chromosome XR unlocalized genomic scaffold, UCI_dwil_1.1 Seg41, whole genome shotgun sequence, the following are encoded in one genomic region:
- the LOC26529211 gene encoding uncharacterized protein LOC26529211, protein MDDLEDLDEERLNELESILYASIHYNDGSTEQQEEPTDSSQSEQQQHQPQQMRIVTNKRVINQQPVAGKHLAPFARPRYWDQGNKDPNVSSFTSQPATIENATTKSTADESKPKDKKMPPPAAKPQKQKNLAKKLQQQQQKKEKPKPLTQKQAVKPTVSKPERMAVDDEPERFDQRLLVAIPNNYQSPAKKEKSTGVSGPFGKSNRKLEQMQRLAAKQQKSRQVLAKKKQQQQLQDQKPLAPPIAFIDLKSSEGEDDDDDDVVHVPLPPVPVIDLDTSDGEGEISQPSYHEENAMDAADVEMGTIITSTETEEPIAAPSQHSPCSSVMSSDDFIVQKDTSRLMADRARATDEDLLVLTENAIKNITTEEEPQPSQDALDTSSEYEFVPPSRLEEIKQNYRVDEQQFRALDVYESESDLTESGIYAKVKPKNNQPTIIRNVDSNSDSSNVEEVIDPYVNKTKRLRKRRSSSTNHSQSEANNDDDDDDDDEDENEEGVHSTGVPGIARGMAVERCKRKIRRLSHNRRQSEDLQKQKQKSKGKAASNQEKKPQTPSSESASEEDLPSAREIAERLLQQKNVPPTSSTTNDNDADEVLSIGSDANTDDEAQHQDAISERISAVFERIDAYEKRNRDMNMFPEDEVPCTSSTIGATEDSDRQQVEEDNNAQAEAEELDDAMETEDHADSEQESNEHPVEQDKNEPSIQVEHNLKALSADKEQARSRDLIGWNDEMCRFYNDSWHGEQFSVHKILKSMNPNRSEWRIDSADRYPVVRPRSNLKCNNCFEMGHVRSKCPRPRKPPVCSTCGVTGHTEPRCPFAICLGCGTKKGIYVQQCNKCSFQSRLICQLCKMRGHSTDSCPDKWRRYHSTTRSNVCLEDNVQYKAKQCSYCAGRGHLFENCRQRIGEYRLVNYSSQIISHQKIYQDHGGPLSILQSMSAFCDPQVSFHFNWSQPTIDKASYYAKFLKAVGLAKRGSMITERPNKRLEIARPKTFSKSSIQKKDISSNMKQQQQPQKPTTSKPAVPNHDLDSDSNYSFSEHFELPTSTTNEEVHEGENVNENANDTTMPDVIPLSQISDGEESCDEIIGQGISMCISHSKASSSSTDTVNEDTLLPEVPSEGKILMARDQIEYLFSPEGRNFLAAAAKQCKVNVRMDFKDYGYVLVIYGLKQHQEDLQLMLMRRHHDVKRKCIEFQSQKPPKRIDVLIRFMRDGINSLRTNLGNAQNHYNRIKELEGMNTKNGYKLAEKKRRQLNMILLGQAGLMNGDVHLDQLLLILTQLIQDHSPDGNASLSLRNDIEQNWRMIFTAFPHADYESLLYNYGKLEIKNRLPSLKIDPMILGLSGSLVHAPPPPSWPQNNMAPPPPPPSSSSTPSSNAARKNRVPQKQQKEASPTAPPPSQLPSRRTQLSQMPFNNPEQRARFQDLQLQRNSLNPECVRLLSEMDHSDSHSSINTDAKKPSMFWSRESFKYLDDLLKMTSSPETLERLDRVLARSRRGLLSYNDYRAVIRLHSLLSN, encoded by the exons CACGCTATTGGGATCAAGGCAATAAGGACCCCAATGTTAGTTCCTTTACTTCTCAGCCAGCAACTATTGAAA ATGCTACAACCAAATCAACTGCTGACGAATCAAAGCCCAAGGATAAAAAAATGCCACCGCCGGCTGCGAAACCACAGAAGCAAAAGAATTTAGccaaaaaattgcaacaacagcagcagaaaaaGGAGAAGCCGAAGCCTCTGACCCAAAAACAAGCTGTGAAACCGACTGTCAGTAAACCAGAGCGAATGGCGGTGGATGATGAACCCGAGCGTTTTGACCAAAGACTCTTGGTGGCCATACCCAACAACTATCAATCGcctgcaaaaaaagaaaagtcaaCGGGTGTGAGTGGGCCCTTTGGCAAGTCTAATCGAAAATTGGAACAAATGCAGCGTTTGGCAGCTAAGCAGCAGAAATCGAGGCAagttttggccaaaaagaaacagcaacagcagctgcagGACCAGAAGCCGTTAGCTCCACCAATAGCATTTATAGATCTAAAATCATCCGAAGGAgaggatgacgatgacgatgatgtgGTACATGTTCCCCTACCGCCTGTGCCAGTGATTGATTTGGATACGAGCGACGGGGAAGGGGAGATCAGTCAACCTTCATACCATGAGGAGAATGCTATGGATGCAGCCGACGTTGAAATGGGGACTATCATCACATCAACAGAAACAGAAGAGCCGATAGCTGCACCATCCCAGCACTCGCCTTGCAGCTCCGTAATGTCAAGCGATGATTTTATAGTGCAAAAGGACACATCCCGCTTAATGGCTGATCGGGCGCGTGCCACCGATGAAGATTTATTGGTTTTAACTGAAAATGCCATTAAGAATATCACAACTGAGGAGGAACCACAACCATCTCAAGACGCTTTGGACACCTCGTCGGAATATGAATTTGTTCCGCCTTCGCGTCTAGAagaaatcaaacaaaattatCGCGTGGATGAGCAACAGTTTCGAGCCTTGGATGTATATGAAAGTGAATCAGATCTAACAGAATCTGGTATATATGCTAAAGTGAAACCCAAGAATAATCAACCCACCATAATACGCAATGTCGACTCAAATTCGGATAGCTCCAATGTAGAGGAGGTGATCGATCCCTATGTTAATAAGACAAAGCGCTTGCGAAAACGTCGCTCCTCTAGCACCAATCACAGTCAATCCGAGGCcaacaatgatgatgatgacgatgatgatgacgaggaTGAAAATGAGGAGGGTGTCCATTCAACTGGTGTTCCGGGCATAGCTCGTGGCATGGCCGTGGAACGTTGCAAGCGGAAGATACGTCGACTAAGTCATAATCGACGACAGTCGGAAGAtctgcaaaagcaaaaacaaaaatcaaaaggcAAGGCGGCCTCAAATCAAGAGAAGAAACCTCAAACACCTAGCTCGGAGTCTGCTTCGGAAGAAGATTTGCCCAGCGCTCGGGAAATCGCTGAACGTCttttgcaacaaaaaaatgttccCCCAACATCGTCCACCACGAACGACAACGATGCCGATGAAGTTTTGTCTATAGGCTCAGATGCTAATACCGACGATGAGGCACAGCATCAAGATGCCATATCGGAACGCATAAGTGCCGTGTTTGAGCGCATTGATGCCTATGAAAAACGAAACCGAGATATGAACATGTTTCCTGAGGACGAGGTTCCTTGCACCAGCAGTACAATAGGAGCAACTGAAGACAGCGATCGGCAACAGGTTGAAGAGGATAATAATGCTCAAGCTGAAGCAGAAGAGCTGGATGACGCAATGGAAACAGAAGACCATGCGGATTCAGAACAGGAATCAAATGAACACCCAGTTGAACAGGATAAAAATGAACCATCTATTCAAGTGGAGCACAATCTCAAGGCTTTGTCTGCTGATAAGGAACAGGCTCGCAGTCGCGACTTAATCGGTTGGAATGATGAAATGTGCCGATTCTATAATGATAGCTGGCATGGTGAACAGTTCTCAGTGCACAAAATCCTAAAGTCTATGAATC CCAACAGAAGTGAATGGCGTATCGACAGTGCAGATCGCTATCCAGTTGTTCGTCCCCGGTCGAATCTGAAATGCAACAATTGCTTTGAAATGGGACATGTGCGCTCCAAGTGTCCACGTCCACGAAAACCGCCTGTGTGCAGCACATGCGGTGTAACTGGCCACACCGAGCCACGTTGTCCATTTGCCATCTGTTTAGGG TGTGGTACCAAGAAGGGCATCTATGTGCAGCAATGCAACAAATGTTCATTCCAGTCTCGTCTGATCTGTCAACTATGCAAAATGCGTGGTCATAGCACAGACAGTTGTCCCGACAAGTGGCGGCGCTATCATTCCACG aCCCGCTCAAATGTTTGCTTAGAGGACAATGTTCAGTACAAGGCTAAGCAATGCAGTTATTGCGCTGGTCGTGGCCATCTTTTTGAGAATTGTCGTCAACGCATTGGCGAATATCGTTTGGTCAATTATTCCTCCCAAATAATATCGCATCAAAAGATTTACCAAGATCATGGCGGACCACTTAGCATTTTACAAAGTATGAGCGCGTTCTGTGACCCACAAGTGTCCTTTCATTTCAATTGGAGTCAACCGACTATTGACAAAGCAAGTTACTATGCCAAATTCTTAAAAGCTGTTGGCTTGGCCAAGCGCGGATCGATGATAACCGAACGCCCAAATAAGCGCCTCGAGATCGCCCGGCCAAAGACTTTCAGCAAGAGCAGCATACAAAAGAAGGATATAAGCAGTAAtatgaaacaacaacaacaaccacagaaaCCAACTACCTCCAAACCAGCAGTACCTAACCATGACTTGGACTCGGATTCAAATTATAGTTTCTCCGAGCATTTCGAATTACCTACTTCAACGACAAACGAGGAAGTTCATGAGGGAGAGAACGTGAATGAGAACGCAAACGATACCACAATGCCGGATGTCATACCGTTAAGTCAGATATCAGACGGTGAGGAAAGTTGCGATGAAATCATTGGCCAGGGCATATCCATGTGCATCAGTCATAGCAAAGCCAGTAGTAGTAGTACAGATACAGTCAACGAAGACACGTTATTGCCAGAGGTTCCCAGCGAAGGTAAAATCCTAATGGCACGCGATCAAATCGAATATCTCTTTAGTCCTGAGGGTAGAAATTTTCTTGCCGCCGCCGCTAAACAGTGTAAAGTTAACGTACGGATGGATTTTAAAGATTATGGTTATGTCCTGGTCATCTATGGCCTTAAACAGCATCAGGAAGACCTTCAATTGATGCTAATGCGTCGCCATCACGATGTCAAGCGCAAATGTATTGAATTCCAAAGTCAAAAGCCACCAAAACGCATTGATGTCCTTATTCGATTCATGCGCGACGGCATTAATAGTTTAAGGACCAATCTGGGTAATGCCCAGAATCATTATAATCGCATCAAGGAGCTGGAGGGTATGAATACCAAAAATGGCTACAAATTGGCCGAAAAGAAGCGGCGACAATTGAATATGATTTTGTTGGGACAGGCTGGCCTAATGAATGGTGATGTGCATCTTGACCAATTGCTATTGATACTTACACAATTAATTCAGGACCACTCACCAGATGGAAATGCCAGTTTATCCCTGCGGAACGATATTGAACAGAATTGGCGTATGATATTTACTGCATTTCCGCATGCAGACTATGAATCATTGCTATATAATTACGGTAAATTGGAAATTAAGAATCGATTACCTTCCCTCAAAATAGATCCAATGATATTGGGCTTAAGTGGATCATTAGTTCATGCCCCACCACCTCCAAGTTGGCCACAAAATAATATGGCACCGCCACCACCGCCTCCTTCTTCTTCGTCTACTCCTTCAAGCAATGCCGCCCGAAAGAATCGTGTCCcacaaaaacagcaaaaagaaGCTAGCCCCACGGCTCCTCCCCCATCACAATTACCTTCAAGACGCACGCAACTATCGCAAATGCCTTTCAATAATCCGGAGCAGCGTGCTCGTTTCCAAGACTTGCAACTGCAACGGAACAGTTTGAATCCGGAATGTGTTCGGCTTTTATCTGAAATGGATCATTCCGATTCGCATAGCAGCATTAATACGGATGCCAAAAAGCCATCAATGTTCTGGTCAAGGGAGTCCTTCAAATATCTTGATGATCTATTGAAAATGACCTCGAGCCCAGAGACATTGGAACGTTTGGATCGCGTATTGGCACGCTCACGTCGTGGCCTTTTGTCGTACAATGATTATCGAGCTGTGATTCGTTTGCATTCATTGCTATCTAATTGA
- the LOC6642991 gene encoding E3 ubiquitin-protein ligase sina: MSNKINPKRREPTAAAAAAVAAGVGGGVGGGASGVATANTNTTGSSSTGGSSSAGTTSSANTSSSSSSSLSSAGGGDAGMSADLTSLFECPVCFDYVLPPILQCSSGHLVCVSCRSKLTCCPTCRGPLANIRNLAMEKVASNVKFPCKHSGYGCTASLVYTEKTEHEETCECRPYLCPCPGASCKWQGPLDLVMQHLMMSHKSITTLQGEDIVFLATDINLPGAVDWVMMQSCFGHHFMLVLEKQEKYDGHQQFFAIVQLIGSRKEAENFVYRLELNGNRRRLTWEAMPRSIHEGVASAIHNSDCLVFDTSIAQLFADNGNLGINVTISLV, from the coding sequence ATgtcaaataaaatcaatccGAAACGCCGTGAaccgacagcagcagcagcagcagcagtagcagcaggaGTCGGCGGAGGAGTCGGTGGCGGAGCATCTGGTGTGGCCACcgcaaatacaaatacaaccGGTAGCAGTTCAACAGGCGGCTCAAGCAGTGCCGGGACTACATCATCGGCAAATACATCATCTTCGTCCAGCTCGTCTCTATCGTCCGCCGGAGGCGGTGATGCTGGCATGTCTGCTGATCTGACGTCCCTGTTCGAGTGCCCCGTGTGCTTTGATTATGTCTTGCCGCCGATATTGCAATGTTCTAGCGGACATTTGGTCTGTGTGTCGTGCCGTTCCAAGCTCACCTGCTGCCCCACATGTCGCGGCCCATTGGCCAATATACGAAATTTGGCTATGGAGAAGGTGGCATCAAATGTAAAATTTCCATGCAAGCATTCGGGCTATGGATGTACTGCCTCTCTGGTATATACAGAAAAAACAGAGCATGAGGAGACTTGCGAGTGTCGTCCATATTTGTGCCCCTGTCCGGGGGCCTCATGCAAGTGGCAAGGACCGCTGGATCTAGTCATGCAGCATCTGATGATGTCGCACAAGAGCATCACAACACTACAGGGCGAGGATATTGTATTTCTGGCCACCGATATTAATCTTCCCGGTGCTGTCGATTGGGTAATGATGCAATCCTGTTTCGGTCATCATTTCATGCTCGTCCTGGAGAAGCAGGAAAAATATGATGGCCACCAGCAGTTCTTTGCCATAGTTCAACTCATTGGATCACGTAAGGAGGCTGAAAATTTCGTCTATCGCTTGGAACTGAACGGCAATCGTCGGCGTCTAACCTGGGAGGCAATGCCACGATCTATACACGAGGGCGTTGCCTCGGCCATACACAACTCGGATTGCCTGGTGTTCGATACATCGATAGCGCAGTTATTTGCCGACAATGGAAATCTGGGCATCAATGTGACCATCTCGTTGGTCTAA